Proteins encoded together in one bacterium window:
- a CDS encoding VOC family protein: MPFCRGIARFARFDIPAKNPEKLFPFYRDVFAWKTEVSRGYHMFRPPNSITGGLDTKVKAPVVYIEVADITAKLDEVERAGGKTVTPKTHIGEGLGYYAYFADTEGNVIGLWSQH; encoded by the coding sequence ATGCCATTTTGCCGGGGCATAGCTCGCTTCGCTCGGTTCGATATCCCGGCGAAGAACCCCGAAAAGCTCTTCCCCTTCTACCGGGACGTCTTCGCGTGGAAGACGGAGGTCAGCCGGGGTTACCACATGTTTCGTCCCCCGAACAGCATCACCGGCGGCCTGGACACGAAGGTCAAGGCGCCGGTCGTCTACATCGAGGTGGCGGACATCACCGCCAAGCTGGACGAGGTGGAGCGGGCCGGGGGTAAAACCGTCACCCCCAAGACCCACATCGGCGAGGGTCTCGGCTACTACGCCTACTTCGCCGATACCGAGGGAAACGTCATCGGCCTGTGGAGCCAACATTAG
- a CDS encoding helix-turn-helix domain containing protein, with product MTADAFTETQLRILGAARGLLEHRSVGELRMRDIARAGGLAPASMYDHFRGKDGLLQALWQLEATDLADRFERALETAAEGVGGMVAFGYTIFSDFAGYARSRARTVEFLLDSRFGATAKDALVRGHHQLRALLVNALQRTFPGIPLRRAKALSDLTLAITSGLALAHLYGGNELDPDELFGQWLELLELSAAYLKD from the coding sequence ATGACCGCAGATGCCTTCACCGAGACCCAGCTACGGATTCTGGGCGCCGCCCGGGGACTCCTGGAGCACCGGTCGGTGGGTGAGCTCCGGATGCGCGACATCGCCCGGGCCGGCGGCCTGGCGCCCGCTTCGATGTACGACCACTTCCGGGGCAAGGACGGCCTGCTCCAGGCACTTTGGCAGCTCGAGGCGACCGATCTGGCCGATCGCTTCGAGCGGGCCCTCGAAACCGCGGCCGAGGGCGTGGGCGGCATGGTCGCCTTCGGGTACACCATTTTCAGCGATTTCGCCGGTTACGCCAGGAGCCGGGCGCGCACCGTCGAGTTCCTCCTGGATTCCCGCTTCGGCGCGACGGCCAAGGACGCCCTGGTCCGGGGGCACCACCAACTCCGCGCGCTCCTGGTGAACGCCCTCCAGCGGACCTTCCCCGGCATACCCCTCCGGCGGGCCAAGGCGCTTTCCGATCTGACGTTGGCCATCACCTCGGGGCTGGCCCTGGCCCACCTCTACGGCGGGAACGAGCTTGACCCCGACGAGCTCTTCGGCCAGTGGCTCGAGCTCCTCGAACTTTCGGCGGCGTACCTGAAGGATTGA
- a CDS encoding DUF3795 domain-containing protein codes for MLERGGFCGLDCDACPSLAVGGDVGAVDPGTIPCGGCFAGPSDAPGCSFEDCRIRSCALERGVPTCALCDRYVCGPLEEFFRSFPGGDEARKNLDFRRKA; via the coding sequence ATGCTCGAGCGCGGCGGGTTCTGCGGTCTGGACTGCGACGCCTGCCCGTCCCTCGCCGTCGGCGGGGACGTCGGTGCGGTCGATCCGGGGACCATCCCCTGCGGCGGTTGCTTCGCCGGACCGTCGGACGCGCCGGGCTGCTCCTTCGAGGACTGCCGGATCCGGTCCTGCGCGTTGGAAAGGGGCGTACCGACTTGCGCCCTCTGCGATAGGTACGTCTGCGGGCCGCTCGAAGAGTTCTTCCGCTCCTTCCCCGGCGGCGACGAGGCGCGGAAAAATCTGGATTTCCGCCGGAAGGCTTGA
- a CDS encoding DUF3795 domain-containing protein encodes MLESGGYCGIDCDACPALLATRKGDKAALAAVAAEWSKLYGAQIPPESIPCAGCFARAPEPTGCHAHECLIRTCAMGRGVDTCAECPDYACDRLAEFFAVAPEAQANLEARRKG; translated from the coding sequence GTGCTCGAGTCCGGAGGGTATTGCGGGATAGACTGCGACGCCTGCCCCGCCCTTTTGGCCACCCGGAAGGGCGACAAAGCGGCCCTGGCGGCGGTCGCGGCCGAATGGTCGAAGCTGTACGGGGCGCAGATTCCGCCCGAAAGCATCCCCTGCGCCGGCTGCTTCGCCCGGGCTCCAGAGCCCACGGGCTGCCACGCCCATGAGTGCCTCATCCGGACTTGCGCGATGGGGAGGGGCGTGGACACCTGCGCCGAATGCCCCGACTACGCCTGCGACCGGCTAGCCGAGTTCTTCGCGGTTGCCCCCGAGGCCCAGGCCAACCTGGAGGCCCGCCGGAAGGGTTAG